From the Desulfuromonas thiophila genome, the window ACCGGAACCGTCAAGCTGGTAGAGGGGCAGGGGCAACGGGTTGAGTTTGGGGCTGAGAATGGAGGGCAGGCCTTTGCCCAGCGCCAGATCAATAGCTTCGAACAGCCGGCTGTCCGTGGCCAGGTCGAGCAACTCGGCCAGGGGGCGCGCCAGGGCGCTGGCTTCGGGGATACCGGAGGCTTGCTCCAGCCAACGGTTCCACAGCTGGATATGGCGGTGTTCGTCCAGCACGATGAGGCCGGCAGGGCAGTAGGCCAGGCATTGCAGCGCCAGGTGCGGATTCATGGCTCCAGGGTTTCGTTGATCAGTTGTTGCAGTTGTGACCGCAGGTTGCGGGTCGAGGTGCAGTCCAGTAGCAACAGCACATAGCCCTGGATGCGGTGGGCCAGACGGGCCTCTTCGGTGGTGCGGAAATCCACCACCAGAAACAGCAGGGGCTGTGCTTCCGTCGTATCGCAGACAGCACTGTCGGCCCGCAACAGACTCAGACAGCTGCCCTTGATAAACAGGGGCAGCTCGAAAAGGATTTCTCCCCGCATCAGGTTGGCGAAGCTGCCCAGACAGGCGTTGAGAACGATATTGCCCACCTCCAGCAGACTTTCCTGTTCCAGCTCGCCCAGATGCTCCAGCGGCAGATCCTCGCCCACCAGGGTGCGGACCAGTTCCAGGCTGTTGACCTCGGGAAAGATCAGCAGCGCGGTGCCGTTGAACGGGCCGTTGAAGCTTTGACGGATGGCGCTGACGGTGTCGCAACCCGGCTTCTGGATAATCTGGGCCGCACGGGTTGGCTGGAGAATGTCGAGAAAGGGCACCGACAGCAGAATCTCTCCCCCCACCATGCGGCCGAGAGAGGCTGCCGCCCGCCCCATGCCGATATTGAACAGCTCCTTGAGAGCATCCTGTTCCAGTTCGCTCAGCTGGGTCATGGGCTTATGCCGGCCAGCAGGGGCGCGAGACTGTCGCGACAGATGGGCTTGCAGACAAAGCCGATCCCGGCGGCTTCGGCCCGCTGCCGGGTGACGTCCTGGATGTTGGCGGTCACCAGGTGGATGGGCAGGTCCGGCTCCAGCTGCAGAAGCTCCAGCGCCAGATCGAGGCCATTGGTGTCCGGCATGTTGTAATCGAGCAGGGCCAGTTGTGGGTGTTCCTGCCGAACCTGTTCAAGAGCTTCGGCCCCGTTGCGGGCTTCAATAATCTGCCAGGCGGGAAAGTGCTGGCCAAAAATCTGGCGCAGCATCAGGCGGGCCAGACTGCTGTCGTCAACGATCAGAACCTTGTGCGCATTCATGGCGACCTCGTACCCCGGCGGTAAAGCGTCATTGTAAAAAACCCGCCGAAAACACAGCGGGTTTGTGGACTTTCTTGGATTGTCTCGAATGGACCTTGGCGGGAGCAGATGGGAATCGAACCCACCGGGGACGGGATGCGCCCCCCATCGGTTTTGAAGACCGTGAGCGCCACCAGGCTACTAGCTACTCCCCCTGTTCAAGGGTTTCTTTTATAGCAGCTGCGGTTGATGCCTTCAAGGCTTTTCGCCGGCCGGTGCCAGAGGGAGGGGCAGAGAAGCGTGGCGCCGAACGCAGGGGATGTCCTTTGGCTTTGCTCCGAGGTCAGGGTGATAGCACCCGGTTGGCG encodes:
- a CDS encoding response regulator transcription factor, which encodes MNAHKVLIVDDSSLARLMLRQIFGQHFPAWQIIEARNGAEALEQVRQEHPQLALLDYNMPDTNGLDLALELLQLEPDLPIHLVTANIQDVTRQRAEAAGIGFVCKPICRDSLAPLLAGISP